The following proteins are co-located in the Mesorhizobium australicum WSM2073 genome:
- a CDS encoding PIG-L deacetylase family protein, whose amino-acid sequence MIEDRIYAANSMLVVGAHAFDAEVIAGPLAAAAVKRGASVTFLHLTMGEQGHPCLIPEHYCAQKEEEAGRAAARLGVKVRSLGLRDAFLPSDDQTALEVCDVIRELKPEIVITHWHGSWHKDHRAAAHLTQTGIFFAALPTVASDHAAHTPQLLLFGENWEDDDSFRPEHLVDVSDGFEAWSEAVKEYELARGLSSFPYVDYYSALYRLRGCLRGTRHAQAFAAASHSWNAGIGLFAPPASGGRGR is encoded by the coding sequence ATGATCGAGGACAGGATTTACGCCGCTAACTCCATGCTCGTGGTCGGCGCGCACGCCTTCGATGCCGAGGTGATCGCCGGTCCGCTAGCGGCGGCCGCCGTCAAGCGCGGTGCTTCGGTGACCTTCCTGCATCTGACCATGGGCGAACAGGGTCATCCTTGCCTCATCCCCGAGCACTATTGCGCTCAGAAGGAAGAGGAGGCGGGCAGGGCGGCGGCACGACTTGGGGTCAAGGTGCGCAGCCTTGGCCTTCGCGACGCCTTCCTGCCTTCAGACGACCAGACGGCGCTTGAGGTGTGCGACGTCATTCGCGAGCTGAAACCTGAGATCGTCATCACCCATTGGCACGGCAGCTGGCACAAGGATCATCGCGCCGCCGCGCATCTGACGCAGACCGGCATCTTTTTCGCAGCGCTGCCGACTGTCGCGAGTGATCATGCGGCGCATACGCCGCAATTGCTCTTGTTCGGCGAGAACTGGGAGGACGATGACAGCTTCCGGCCCGAGCATCTGGTCGATGTCAGCGACGGCTTCGAGGCCTGGAGCGAGGCGGTCAAGGAGTACGAGCTGGCACGCGGCCTGAGCAGCTTTCCCTATGTCGACTATTACAGCGCGCTCTATCGGCTGCGCGGTTGTCTGCGTGGGACACGCCATGCGCAGGCGTTCGCGGCGGCATCGCATTCGTGGAATGCCGGCATCGGCTTGTTCGCGCCGCCAGCCAGCGGAGGGCGCGGCCGATGA